Genomic DNA from Mycobacteroides chelonae CCUG 47445:
GGGAACCTTGGCGACATCGGCCAGCACCGCCTCGGGGAACCCCGCATCGGTGATACCCGATACCTCGAGTGCGGCGACTCCGGCGACTCCGTCCGCCAGCCGGTTGACCGATCCGGTGATCGACCCGAAGATTCCGAATATCGCCACGAGATACATTGCGGAAACCGCCATTACGGCAACCGAGGCGACTGTGCGGCGACGATGCACAGTCAATTCGCGCAGGCTGAACACACGTAGCCGGCTCGCTGCGGCGGCGATGGTGGCTCCGGGGCCGTGCTGCTCCTCGCGTCCGCGGCCACTCACCCTGGCGCCACCGACATCTCGTCGGAACCGAGCCGACCGTCCTGCAGCGTGATGACCCGATCGGTTGCCGCGGCGGCGTCGGCGTTGTGGGTGACCATCACCACCAGACGGCCGGAGCCCTCCTCGTGGGCGACCTCGGCGAGCAGCGCCAGGATGGCGGTGCCCGTATGGGAATCCAGGTTTCCGGTCGGTTCGTCGGCAAGGATCAGCGGTGGGTCCATCATCATGGCCCGTGCCACCGCGACGCGTTGCATCTCGCCGCCGGACAGTTCGGCCGGGCGGTGTTCGGTCCGCTTACCGAGGCCGACCCGGTCCAGCAGCCGAACCGCCTCCGCTTTGACCTTGCCGAGGCGGACGCCGTCGAGCAGCCTGGGCACCGCCACGTTCTCCCACGCCGAGAGCGTGGGCAGCAGGTTGAAGAACTGAAAGACGAACCCGACCCGATGGTGACGGAACTCCGACTGTTGCTCGTCGCGGAGCCTGCCGATCTCCTCACCGTCGAAGGTGATCGATCCCGAGTCGGGGGAGTCCAACGCCCCGAGCAGATGTAGCAGTGTGCTTTTCCCGGCCCCCGACGGACCGACGATCGAGACGAACTGGCCGCCGGACAATCGCAGGCTGATCTCGTTGAGCGCGCGCACCGTCTGCCCGCCAACCCTGTACTGGCGCACTACATTGCGCAGTTCGATGGCCAGTTCGCGCTGGGGCGTATCGGCGTTGTCCAGTTGTCTCAAGGTGGCCTCCCGTGAGACCGGGTTACCCGGCGCGCGGAGGCGCGGTCGGGATATGCGGAGCCTACTCCCGGCGCTCTCGCCACATATGGGCTTATGCGAGGTTCTTCGGTGAGCCCCGCAACCCATTGGTCGAGCACCGGCCACTGGTTCATGCAAGATGGGTGCCATGCCGCAGGAGCTCACCGCCGAACAGGCCGCTGCACTGTTGAACCCCGCCGATACGCTGGGAATCCCTCTGGGCCCCGGCCAGCCACCGGCCTTCCTGCGCGCTCTCGGCGTGCGCACGGACTGGACAGATCTGCGGGTGTACGGTGCGCTGCTGGCGGTCGGCACCGAGCTGTTCTCGCGGCCGGGTGTGCACTACCTGTCGGGCTTTTTCGGCCCGCTCGAACGTGCGCTGCGGGACATGGGTGCCGATATCGAATTCGCCGCCGCGGACTTCCGCCGGTTCGGGCCATTACTTGAGCGCCAGTCGCCGCGGGTGATGACGACCGTCGCGGCGCCACCGGATGCCGACGGCTGGTGTTCCCTGTCGCTACACGCGGGCGGGACCATTGGCGAGTTGCACCGCGCGGGCGCCGATCCGGAGCGACTGCTCATTGCCGAAGTCTCGGAAGGATATCCGCGCACCTACGGGTTTGGGGAGGATCATCGCCACGCGCTGCATATCGACGAGATCGACATCTTGGTGCGCTCGACGGATGCACCACTGGCGCTGCCCGGGGGTGATGCGGAGCCGTCGGATATCGATCGGGCGATCGCGCAGTACGCGGTGGGCTTCATCGGTCCGGGAGCGACACTGCAAACCGGAATCGGCGCCATTCCCAACCAGATTGCGGCTTTGTTGGCCGAAGGTGACGGCGGGGGCTACGGCCTGCACAGCGAGATGTTTACCGACGGCTGTATGCGACTACACCGCGCCGGCAAGGTCACCAACACCGGCAAGGGACAGTACGGCGGCGTCAGCGTGACGACCTTCGCCTTCGGATCACCGCAGCTGTACGAGTGGCTGGACAACAACTCCGATGTCGCGTTCCTGCCGGTCGAGATTGTCAACGCGCCAGAGGTTATCGGCGCCAACAACGACATGATCTCGATCAACGGTGCGCTCTCAATCGACATCCAGGGGCAGGTTGTCGCCGACACCATCAACGGAGGGCAGTTCAGCGGGATCGGTGGCGCCGAGGACTTCGTGGCCGGGGCCGGGCTGGAGCTGTCGGACCGTTCACTGATCTGCCTGCCCTCAACCTTTGAAAAGGATGGTGTGCTGCAGTCACGCATCGTGCCGTGGTTCGGTCCGGGTGCCGTCATCACCACGCCACGTCACCAGGTCGACGTGATCATCACCGAGTACGGCGCCGCAGAGCTGGAAGGCAGAACGGTCCGTGAGCGCGGAGAGGCGCTGGCATCCATCGCCCACCCGCAGTTCCGGGATGACCTGTTGGCGGCTGCTGAGCGTGCGTCGAATGGCCGCTCACCGGTCAGCTGAGCTCAACCCTGCTCGACGGTGTTGTTGTTACCGGACTTGGAGACTTCCGGTTCCCCGGAGTAATAGGTGACCTTGTTGTCGAAGCCCGAGACGCCGATCTTGCGGGCTGTTTCCAGGTGCACCGCGTTCTCGACACCGGACACCGTCAGGGTGTCGCAATTGCCCATGATTTCAACGGTATTGGACACTCCGCTGACGTTGACCAGACAGCCGTCGCAGTTGACCGCGACCTGCTTATGCGTACCGGAGACGCTGAAGGTCGCACCCGCGGGCACGAAGGTGGGACCCGCGGGCGCGGTCGACGAAGGAGTCGCGCGGGTACGCGTGGCAGGTGGCACGAGAGTTGACCTGACGGGCAGTGAGGATGTCGGACCCGTGCGCACATGCTGGGGCAGTGTGGGTTTGGCGGCGTAGAAGACCAATCCGGCAACTCCGGCCGTGATCAGGGCGAAGAAGACGATCAATCGCCGGCGAAATCTGCGGACAGGCGGCCGGGGCGGATAGGGCGTTCCGTAGACCGGCGGGGGTGGATACGGGCTCGACGCCGTCGGCGGGTACGGATACGGGTTCGGTTTCGTGACACCCAGTTCCGAGGTCCGCGCGGTCTCGTTCAGGGAGCGTTCCAGCTCTCGGATTCGGGCTTCGGGGTCACCGTCCGGCTCCACCCACAGATAGTCCCACATAGGGGCCACCGCGGCGGTAGCGTTTTGACTATGGGTTCCTCCGAGATTGTCGCTGCCGAACCACAACTGTTCGTCACCGACTTCGAACGCGCCATCGGCTTCTACGTCGACACGCTCGGATTCGAGGTGGCCTTCACCTACGGCGAGCCGCCGTTCTACGGCCAGGTGCGCCGGGGAGGGGGGAGCCTGAACCTACGCAAGGTCGTTGGCCCGGTCTATGACGGCAATTTCCTTGCCACGGAACATGATCCGCTTTCCGCCATACTCACGACCTACAAGCTGGGCCCCTTGCATGACGAGTACCAGGCGGCGGGTGTGGCCTTCCATCAGCCCCTGCAGACCGAGGAGTGGGGCAGCGTCACCTTCATCGTGAAAGACCCCGACGGGAACCTGCTGTTGTTCTCGGGTGCGGAAGCCTGAAAAGAAGCTCTCGCCATTGGGGCGCCGAGCGATGACAATGAGGCATGCGATTGCCAACCTCATTTGAAGGGCTCGTCACCGACGGCGGCAAGTCCATCGTGTACGGCGAGCCGTACACGACAGCCGACGGCACCCTGGTCATCACGGTTGCCAAGGTGCGCAGCCGGGGCCGCGGCGCCGACGGTGAAGCCCTGGAAACGCGTGCGAGACCATTAGGAGTCTTCGTCGTCAAGGACGGGAATGCTCAATGGCAGCCTGCTTTTAACGCCGATCGGGCCTCGACCCTGGGCATACTCACCGGAATGGTCGCGGCGGTATTGGGACTGACAGCCCTGATCCGCCGGCCGCCATGGCCTGATCTCACCTTGCCGGGATGGTCACCGGCAGAAAACCCGCACTGGTTCCGCGACAGGCGCTAACCGCTCAGCGCCTGCCGCGGCAGCCAATCGCTACTTCGGGGTGACGGTCTCCTTGAAGGTCCCGTCGCCCTGGTTCAGCCAGGTGATGGTGCCCTTCTGGAATTCGCCGATCCAGCCGCCCTTGGCGACATCGGGTCCGCCGGCCGTCTCCGCCTCGTCGGCGGTGGGGAAGCCGAGCGTGCCGCCCGCGCCGCCCTGCTCGGTGTACACCTTCAGGATTTCGCCCTGAACCAGATGCGCACCGGTGGACGGCGAGCTGAAGATCGTGCCCTTGGCGAAGGCCTGCACCGTGCCGTCGCCCACCTTCTCGGGCTGCCCGGTCGGCAAGCCGAGCTTGGCTTCTCCACCGGCCTTGGTGTACGCCTCGGCAACCGGCGGCTCCAGCGTCACATCGCCGACACCCGGCACATTGACGGTGGAGGGAGCCCCGGCCACGACGGAGGACACCGCACTGCTGGCCGACGAAGCGGCACTCGATGCGGCGCTACCACCAGCGCTGATGGCCGAGGATGCCGCACTGGTCGCGCTCGACAGCGACTCCTTGGCGGCGTTTTTGTCATCTTGAGAACACGCGACGACGACTGCTGCTGACATGGCGACGATGGAAACCGCGCCTGCTGCTCGTTTCATCAGATTGGTATCCATGAACCGAACGTAACAATGTAAACCGGACCAATAGGTGAGTTTTTCGATGTTCACCAATTGGTCATCGGGCGATTTCGGTGGAAAAAGGCGCGTTGAACGCACGAAAATGCACCGAAATTACGCGAAAAACTACGAAACCGGTGTCAGCTCGCAGACGTAGTCGCCGACGACGATGTGTACCTCGGTCGCATCCGGAACCGTGGGGGTGGGCACGACGTTGAGCTGGAACTGCTCACGGCCGAACTCATCGGTGGTCCCCGGCCACTGTTCCTGCAGGATGTCGCTGATCAGACCGGCGACTGCGGGTTCGGTGATGCGGTAGGTCTCGGCCTGGCAAAACTTCGAGTACACCTCGGTGACCCGGATGCGCGCCTTTTCGATGGGCAGGGTGCCCAGGTCATCGCCGGTTTCCGGGTCGCGTACCGCGGTCCCGGTGGCCCCGATGACCGAGAAGATCATCCCGACCTCGACACCGGCCTCGTCGCCCTTGTTGACCAGCACCGAGTAGCGGTCGACGATATCGGCGACCTTCCCGATGATCGGGTCAACGGGCTCCGGCTCCAGTTCACCAGCCGATTGCTCCGCTGGTTTCGTCTCTTCAGGCATTGCCCACGCCGACGGTGTAGTTGTTGGGGCGCGACGCGGTCTCGATCTTTTGCCGCTCCGGCTGCCCGGCGGTCTCGGCCGTCGCGAAATCGGTCTTGGCCTTGGCCACCGCGGCGCTTGAGACGTTCTCCGACTCGCGCAGGGCCTGGAAGGCGTGGCGCAAAGTCAGGCGGCTGATGGTCAGCGCGAGGTTCAGCGCGCTGGAGGCGGACTGCTTGTTGCCCTCGTTGAGGTCGTTCGATGCGGTCGCAAGGTGCTTGTCCACGTCGATCATGCCTTGCAGGGTCACCATCGTGGCGTACGCCGACTGCCCGACATTGCGATCAAGCTTGTTGCTCTGCTGAATGCGGTGATACAGATCGGCAATCAAGATCCCGGAGACGAGGGCAAGCAGCGGTGTGACGATGCCCTGGACGAATCGGACGAGTTCGGTGTCGCCCGCCGTGAAGCCGACAACCGCCGCGACGATGGTTGCGACAACCGCCGCTCCGACGATCGTCCAATGAACCAGCGTGGGCTTCGGGGGAAGCTGATCTGAATTTGCCAACGTCGTTACCGTCCGTTCGGTGAGTGGACACATTCATTGCATCCGTGACCCCATGAGCACTGACCGGAGCATGCTAACACCGTGTACAGCTTCATCCAAGGTGAGGTTACGTGCATTACTCGATGTTTGCTGAGTGTTGCGATCGCGTCGGATTTCTCCGAATATTGTTGAATCGCAAGGGGTATCGATAGGGGCCCTATCGGGCAGTTCTTAGCACTGTTGCGCGGCGGCGGCGTTCGTCGCCACGATCACCGCAGCTTGCCGGTCCGCGGGCAGCTCGTGCCAGGACTTGTGAAATGTCCCGGGGCCGACGTTCCCAGTGGTCTGGATGGACTGCAGATAGCCCTCCACGAGCTGGGTGGGGCCATCCTGCTTCCCGGTCATCCAGTCGGCGGCCGCACGGCAGGCCTGGTAGTACTCCTCTTCCAGGGAACTGGGTGCGGCGTCCACGGACGTTGTGACGCCCGCTGGCGACATCCCCGAGCCGGAGGCCGGAGGCTGTGCCGCCGGTGCCTCGATCGGGGTGGTGGAGGCGCCGGCCGGGTTGGGAGCCGCCTTCTCGTCGGATTTCGACGTGCATGCCGCACCGATCAACGGGACACAGAGGGCCATCAGGGTCGCGGCGATGCGGATTGGGACGGTCACCACTCCAAAGTAGCAAGTGCCTACCAGCGGCAACATTTACTCACTCAGAGCTTTTGCCCTGGGGGCAAAAGCGCAGGAAAACGCCGGTACCATTTCAGCTGTGATGGGACACAGGGGTTTTCAGGGGTGGTGTTGCGGCTAGCCGCCACCATCCCTGCCCCTGCCATCGATTTGAGCCTTCATGACCACTGCATCTGTCCTGGATCTGCGCCGCCCTGTCTCCGCCGGATCCTCGCCCACCCGCCTGCGCCTGCCGGATCTGCTCCGCATCACCGATGAGGGCGCCGACGACGCCCTGCACGGTCGCTTCGACCATCTGCTGCCCGAGGGCGGCCTTCCGGTCGACGAGCGCTGGGCCACCCGTATTCACGCCGACGACGAGCTCGATGTCTGGCTGATCAGCTGGGTGCCCGACAAGTCCACCGAGTTGCACGACCACTGCGGCTCGCTCGGCGCGCTGACCGTGCTCAACGGCTCGCTGCATGAGTATCGCTGGGACGGAAGCCAACTGGTGCGCCGCCGGCTCGACGCGGGCGATCAAGCGGGATTCCCGCTGGGCTGGGTGCACGATGTGATGCGCGCACCTGAGGCTCCCGTGCGCATCGCCACCGGACCTACGTTGAGCGTGCACGCGTACTCGCCGCCGCTGACTGCGATGTCGTATTACGAAGTGACCCAGGCCAAGACGTTGCGGCGCAGCCGCACCATCCTCACCGACGAGCCCGAAGGACCGGCGGCATGACGGTGCACGATCTGCTGGCCACCGCGCGTGGCCGGCTGCGGCGCCTGCCTGCCGACGAGGTTCCCACCGCGCTGGGCCGCGGCGCGTTCCTGGTCGACATTCGCCCGGCCGCACAACGCGCGCAAGAGGGCGAAGTGGTCAACGCCTTCGTCATCGAGCGCAACGTCCTGGAATGGCGGCTGGACCCCGAGAGCGACGCCCGCATTCCTGAGGCGGGCAATCACGACATCGAGTGGGTCATCCTGTGCCAGGAGGGCTACACCTCCAGCCTGGCCGCGGCCTCGCTGCAGGAGATCGGCCTGTACCGGGCTACCGACGTCATCGGCGGATACAAGGCCCTCAAGGACAAGGGCATCCTGATCTAGGCGGGCACCACGTGCGCGAGGTCCAGGACGTCTGGCTTTAGCCGAAGTCGCCCGCGTCGCGCCGCAGGTGCGTGAGCACCGACACCAGTGTGCGGGTGCGTGAGGGTGACAGCCCGATCTGTGCGAACACCTTGGCGTTCAGGTCGGTGGTCGCCACTGAACCAAGATCGCGGCCGGCATCGGTGATCTCCACCAGCGTGCCGCGGCCGTCGGCGGGGTTGGGCACCCGGCGCACCAGCCCCGCCTCCTCCAGCCGGTCCACCGTGTTGGTTACCGAGGTGGGGTGAACCTGAAGCCGCGCACTGGCTTTGGCCATCGGCATGGAGCCCGCCCGGCTGAACGAGAGCAGCATCAGCAGCTCGTAACGCGAAAAGGTCAAACCGTGCGGGCGCAACACATCTTCGACCCGCGCCAGCATGATCTGGTGCGCACGCATCACCGACGTGACGGCGGCCATCCCGTCGGCGACCTCACCCCAGCCGTTCTCGACCCAATGGCGATGGGCATCGTCGACGGGATCGAACGGCAGAGTCATGGTTCCGGCGAATCTTTACCGGTGACTGAAGTTGGCGGGGCGCTTCTCGACGAACGCGGCCATGCCCTCTGACTGGTCGGCGGTGCCGAATGCCGAGTGGAAGAGCCTGCGCTCGAACAGCAATCCCTCGGCGAGGCTGGACTCGAAGGCCCGGTTGACGGCTTCCTTGGCCATCATCGAGGCCGATAGGGACATCTCGGAGATGGTCTTCGCGACGGCCTTGGCCTCGTCGAGCAGGCTCTCGGTGGCGACCACGCGTGACACCAGACCACTGCGCTCGGCCTCGGCGGCATCCATGTTGCGCCCGGTGAGGATCATGTCCATGGCCTTCGCCTTGCCGATGGCACGGGTGAGCCGCTGCGACCCGCCCATGCCGGGCAGCACGCCCAGCTTGATCTCGGGCTGCCCGAACTTGGCGTTCTCGGCGGCGATGATCAGGTCGCACATCATGG
This window encodes:
- a CDS encoding LGFP repeat-containing protein, encoding MDTNLMKRAAGAVSIVAMSAAVVVACSQDDKNAAKESLSSATSAASSAISAGGSAASSAASSASSAVSSVVAGAPSTVNVPGVGDVTLEPPVAEAYTKAGGEAKLGLPTGQPEKVGDGTVQAFAKGTIFSSPSTGAHLVQGEILKVYTEQGGAGGTLGFPTADEAETAGGPDVAKGGWIGEFQKGTITWLNQGDGTFKETVTPK
- a CDS encoding rhodanese-like domain-containing protein, coding for MTVHDLLATARGRLRRLPADEVPTALGRGAFLVDIRPAAQRAQEGEVVNAFVIERNVLEWRLDPESDARIPEAGNHDIEWVILCQEGYTSSLAAASLQEIGLYRATDVIGGYKALKDKGILI
- a CDS encoding VOC family protein, coding for MGSSEIVAAEPQLFVTDFERAIGFYVDTLGFEVAFTYGEPPFYGQVRRGGGSLNLRKVVGPVYDGNFLATEHDPLSAILTTYKLGPLHDEYQAAGVAFHQPLQTEEWGSVTFIVKDPDGNLLLFSGAEA
- a CDS encoding ABC transporter ATP-binding protein; this encodes MAIELRNVVRQYRVGGQTVRALNEISLRLSGGQFVSIVGPSGAGKSTLLHLLGALDSPDSGSITFDGEEIGRLRDEQQSEFRHHRVGFVFQFFNLLPTLSAWENVAVPRLLDGVRLGKVKAEAVRLLDRVGLGKRTEHRPAELSGGEMQRVAVARAMMMDPPLILADEPTGNLDSHTGTAILALLAEVAHEEGSGRLVVMVTHNADAAAATDRVITLQDGRLGSDEMSVAPG
- a CDS encoding enoyl-CoA hydratase; translation: MTFETILTERIDRVAVITLNRPKALNALNSQVMNEVTTAAAEFDADQGIGAIIITGSEKAFAAGADIKEMADQSFSDMFGSDFFAAWGKLGAIRTPTIAAVSGYALGGGCELAMMCDLIIAAENAKFGQPEIKLGVLPGMGGSQRLTRAIGKAKAMDMILTGRNMDAAEAERSGLVSRVVATESLLDEAKAVAKTISEMSLSASMMAKEAVNRAFESSLAEGLLFERRLFHSAFGTADQSEGMAAFVEKRPANFSHR
- a CDS encoding lipoprotein LpqV — protein: MLPLVGTCYFGVVTVPIRIAATLMALCVPLIGAACTSKSDEKAAPNPAGASTTPIEAPAAQPPASGSGMSPAGVTTSVDAAPSSLEEEYYQACRAAADWMTGKQDGPTQLVEGYLQSIQTTGNVGPGTFHKSWHELPADRQAAVIVATNAAAAQQC
- a CDS encoding DUF3060 domain-containing protein; this encodes MWDYLWVEPDGDPEARIRELERSLNETARTSELGVTKPNPYPYPPTASSPYPPPPVYGTPYPPRPPVRRFRRRLIVFFALITAGVAGLVFYAAKPTLPQHVRTGPTSSLPVRSTLVPPATRTRATPSSTAPAGPTFVPAGATFSVSGTHKQVAVNCDGCLVNVSGVSNTVEIMGNCDTLTVSGVENAVHLETARKIGVSGFDNKVTYYSGEPEVSKSGNNNTVEQG
- a CDS encoding cysteine dioxygenase; amino-acid sequence: MTTASVLDLRRPVSAGSSPTRLRLPDLLRITDEGADDALHGRFDHLLPEGGLPVDERWATRIHADDELDVWLISWVPDKSTELHDHCGSLGALTVLNGSLHEYRWDGSQLVRRRLDAGDQAGFPLGWVHDVMRAPEAPVRIATGPTLSVHAYSPPLTAMSYYEVTQAKTLRRSRTILTDEPEGPAA
- a CDS encoding acetyl-CoA hydrolase/transferase family protein, which encodes MPQELTAEQAAALLNPADTLGIPLGPGQPPAFLRALGVRTDWTDLRVYGALLAVGTELFSRPGVHYLSGFFGPLERALRDMGADIEFAAADFRRFGPLLERQSPRVMTTVAAPPDADGWCSLSLHAGGTIGELHRAGADPERLLIAEVSEGYPRTYGFGEDHRHALHIDEIDILVRSTDAPLALPGGDAEPSDIDRAIAQYAVGFIGPGATLQTGIGAIPNQIAALLAEGDGGGYGLHSEMFTDGCMRLHRAGKVTNTGKGQYGGVSVTTFAFGSPQLYEWLDNNSDVAFLPVEIVNAPEVIGANNDMISINGALSIDIQGQVVADTINGGQFSGIGGAEDFVAGAGLELSDRSLICLPSTFEKDGVLQSRIVPWFGPGAVITTPRHQVDVIITEYGAAELEGRTVRERGEALASIAHPQFRDDLLAAAERASNGRSPVS
- a CDS encoding MarR family winged helix-turn-helix transcriptional regulator; protein product: MTLPFDPVDDAHRHWVENGWGEVADGMAAVTSVMRAHQIMLARVEDVLRPHGLTFSRYELLMLLSFSRAGSMPMAKASARLQVHPTSVTNTVDRLEEAGLVRRVPNPADGRGTLVEITDAGRDLGSVATTDLNAKVFAQIGLSPSRTRTLVSVLTHLRRDAGDFG